The Columba livia isolate bColLiv1 breed racing homer chromosome 18, bColLiv1.pat.W.v2, whole genome shotgun sequence genome includes a region encoding these proteins:
- the LOC135575750 gene encoding fas-binding factor 1 homolog: MKDNYEQQVEMLRRQNEQLVAQLRQERQDTARDRAELLAQHRLELQQLREQHRLELQQLRELQRESVEELRKKHEEQLQHIKWLKEREMDVLTGTISHMRSLDSIIERMEKFSSDLQNVCRRSMEEEQSRVQELVANTQARLGEQTWLLEQERAELKIQRQELKAKEEQLARDRQRLDEAWQEMRLEKEKVIGAVQPVQKQQEMIRSTKELLAQKHAEGERALGEARRMQSEFWDKLQVLQQQEEQLKQQEEQLRQEQEQLKQQEQLKQ; this comes from the exons ATGAAGGACAACTatgagcagcaggtggagaTGCTGCGGCGGCAGAACGAGCAGCTGGTGGCTCAGCTGCGGCAGGAGCGGCAGGACACGGCGCGGGAtcgggcagagctgctggcacagcaccggctggagctgcagcagctgcgggAGCAGCAccggctggagctgcagcagctgcgggAGCTGCAGAG GGAGTCTGTCGAGGAACTGCGCAAGAAACACgaggagcagctccagcacatcaagtggctgaaagagagagagatggatGTGCTGACCGGCACCATTTCACACATGAG GTCTCTGGACAGCATCATTgagaggatggagaagttctCCAGTGACCTGCAGAACGTGTGCAGGAGGAGcatggaggaggagcagagccgTGTCCAGGAGCTGGTGGCCAACACGCAGGCCAGGCTGGGCGAGCAGActtggctgctggagcag GAGCGGGCAGAGCTGAAGATCCAGCGCCAGGAGCTGAAAGCCAAGGAGGAGCAGCTGGCGAGAGACAGGCAGAGGCTGGACGAGGCCTGGCAGGAAATGcggctggagaaggagaaggtgatCGGGGCCGTGCAACCTgtccagaagcagcaggagatgatTAGAAGCACAAAGGAG CTCTTGGCCCAGAAGCACGCAGAGGGGGAGCGAGCCCTGGGGGAGGCACGCAGGATGCAGTCCGAGTTCTGGGACAAGCTGcaggtcctgcagcagcaggaggagcagctgaagcagcaggaggagcaactgaggcaggaacaggagcagctgaagcagcaggagcagttGAAGCAgtag
- the LOC135575746 gene encoding uncharacterized protein LOC135575746, with translation MATRSLLEMLDAAIGTPQVGVVDFVALHKLLKAMIIGQQGQQEVQCGLAEDMRAMQKAHSGMAEDMREMKEAMQEAHSGMAQDIQEMKEAHVGLAEDMHALQEAHSGLAEDIQEIQETLGLEGGGGQSAPSEPTQVAMDSQARKSSALGPKGRGTQPGMETGRGTAGSGSLGMQAGTQGQPATPVKLSGAPSDHTRSIGAGATTPGMQPGSRGTQATTRLGTQPGAPDTQASTSGMQPGCPGTHTTTPGVQPASSRSQATIPGDAQEPAKPWGSTSTSSYESEMREVLSQVGQLGNVYAGLKEEVEQLKSTKAERADLENVRQLFPKGGRQSITSILADLKCQMSFLQDMARTLQGEEEKISKVEDAPRKMRGAGAGRKADGSGQMTRQPR, from the exons atggccacacgCAGTCTGTTGGAAATGCTGGACGCTGCCATCGGGACACCCCAAGTTGGGGTTGTGGATTTCGTGGCGCTCCACAAGCTGCTGAAAGCCATGATCATCGggcagcagggtcagcaggaggtgcagtgcggcctggcagaggacatgcgggccatgcagaaggcgcactctggcatggcagaggacatgcgggagatgaaggaggcgatgcaggaggcgcattctggaatggcacaggacatccaggagatgaaggaggcgcatgtcggcctggcagaggacatgcatgccctgcaggaggcgcattccggcctggccgaggacatccaggagatccaggagacacttggcctg gagggcggtgggggccagtctgccccctccgagcccacccaggtggccatggacagccaggccaggaagagctcagcactggggccgaagggacgtggaacacagcctgggatggagaccggcagggggactgcagggtctggctccctggggatgcaagcagggacacaggggcaaccagcgacccctgtgaagttgtcaggcgctccctctgatcacacgaggtctattggtgccggcgccaccaccccggggatgcagccaggatcacggggcacccaggccaccacccgcctggggacacagccaggggcccctgacacccaggccagcacctcagggatgcagccaggatgccctgggacccacaccaccacccctggggtgcagcctgcGTCCTCCAGAtcccaagccaccatcccaggcgacgcccaagagccggccaagccctggggctccaccagcacctccagctacgagtcggagatgcgggaggttctctcccaggttgggcagctcggcaACGTCTACGCTGGTCTGAAGGAGGAGGTGGAACAGCTTAAATCTACAAAAGCAGAACGTGCGGATCTTGAGAACGTGCGCCAGCTTTTCccaaagggag gtcggcagagcatcaccagcatcctggccgacctcaAGTGCCAGAtgtccttcctacaagacatggccaggACACTccagggggaggaggagaag atcagcaaggtggaggatgctcccagaaagatgaggggggctggagccggcagaaaagcagacggcagcggccagatgacccgacagccgcggtaa
- the LOC135575793 gene encoding glutamine-rich protein 2-like, with amino-acid sequence MESLAQKAGGKVDNYPKWRRQSLQQDEQIKCLQASIMQLQKDYEKFSSALANLQQDRQQEQNDIKALSQALERIKKQKADKEELLVLGIDEKADKDKVSRSQFEACVEQLNKVMEEVTGQEKFLHRFQQELQRQMDCKLDRRELGAFQQQQEERWKSLSGQLQEKALKPERDNAAGIRKQLLPGFHCLSCDRPLNMLAPGPERTGECRYPTVTRSCGGPHTVRPPRFQPQPPSTPRPSQPSAHRPNKVGMAEVGRGMLSLRG; translated from the exons atggagtccctggcccagaaggcgggcggcaaggtggacaattatccaaagtggaggagacag tccctgcagcaggacgagcagatcaagtgcctccaggccagcatcATGCAGCTCCAAAAGGACTATGAGAAGTTCAGCTCGGCCCTTGCAAACCTCCAGCaggatcgccagcaggagcagaatgacatCAAG gctctgtcccaggccctggagAGAAtcaagaagcagaaagcagacaaggaggagctgctggtgctgggaatcgatgag aaagcagacaaagacaaagtcagtcgcagccagTTTGAGGCGTGCGTGGAGCAGCTGAACAAggtgatggaggaggtgacgggccaggagaagTTCTTGCACCGGTTCCAGCAAGAGCTCCAGAGgcagatggactgcaag ctggaccgccgggagctgggggcattccagcagcagcaggaggagcggtggaagagcctcagcgggcagctccaggagaaggcGCTGAAGCCAGAGCGTGacaatgccgctgggattaggaa gcagctgctgcctggtttccattgcctgtcctgtgaccggcccctcaacatgctggcgcctggacc ggagcggacgggcgagtgcagataccccactgttACGCGGAGCTGTGGGGGCCCACACACTGTCAGgcccccgcgcttccagccccaaccgcccagcaccccacggccatcccaacccagtgcccaccgccccaacaaggtagggatggcagaggtggggagggggatgctgagcctgcgggggtga
- the LOC135575804 gene encoding pulmonary surfactant-associated protein D-like codes for MATRSLLEMLDAAIGTPQVGVVDFVALHKLLKAMIIGQQGQQEVQCGLAEDMRAMQKAHSGMAEDMREMKEAMQEAHSGMAQDIQEMKEAHVGLAEDMHALQEAHSGLAEDIQEIQETLGLEGGGGQSAPSEPTQVAMDSQARKSSALGPKGRGTQPGMETDRGTAGSGSLGMQAGTQGQPATPVKLSGAPSDHTRSIGAGATTPGMQPGSRGTQATTRLGTQPGAPDTQASTSGMQPGCPGTHTTTPGVQPASSRSQATIPGDAQEPAKPWGSTSTSSYESEMREVLSQVGQLGNVYAGLKEEVEQLKSTKAERADLENVRQLFPKGGRQSITSILADLKCQMSFLQDMARTLRGEEEKRSSCRQR; via the exons atggccacacgCAGTCTGTTGGAAATGCTGGACGCTGCCATCGGGACACCCCAAGTTGGGGTTGTGGATTTCGTGGCGCTCCACAAGCTGCTGAAAGCCATGATCATCGggcagcagggtcagcaggaggtgcagtgcggcctggcagaggacatgcgggccatgcagaaggcgcactctggcatggcagaggacatgcgggagatgaaggaggcgatgcaggaggcgcattctggaatggcacaggacatccaggagatgaaggaggcgcatgtcggcctggcagaggacatgcatgccctgcaggaggcgcattccggcctggccgaggacatccaggagatccaggagacacttggcctg gagggcggtgggggccagtctgccccctccgagcccacccaggtggccatggacagccaggccaggaagagctcagcactggggccgaagggacgtggaacacagcctgggatggagaccgacagggggactgcagggtctggctccctggggatgcaagcagggacacaggggcaaccagcgacccctgtgaagttgtcaggcgctccctctgatcacacgaggtctattggtgccggcgccaccaccccggggatgcagccaggatcacggggcacccaggccaccacccgcctggggacacagccaggggcccctgacacccaggccagcacctcagggatgcagccaggatgccctgggacccacaccaccacccctggggtgcagcctgcGTCCTCCAGAtcccaagccaccatcccaggcgacgcccaagagccggccaagccctggggctccaccagcacctccagctacgagtcggagatgcgggaggttctctcccaggttgggcagctcggcaACGTCTACGCTGGTCTGAAGGAGGAGGTGGAACAGCTTAAATCTACAAAAGCAGAACGTGCGGATCTTGAGAACGTGCGCCAGCTTTTCccaaagggag gtcggcagagcatcaccagcatcctggccgacctcaAGTGCCAGAtgtccttcctacaagacatggccaggACACTccggggggaggaggagaag cgcagcagctgcaggcagaggtga
- the LOC135575691 gene encoding glutamine-rich protein 2-like codes for MESLAQKAGGKVDNYPKWRRQSLQQDEQIKCLQASIMQLQKDYEKFSSALANLQQDRQQEQNDIKALSQALERIKKQKADKEELLVLGIDEKADKDKVSRSQFEACVEQLNKVMEEVTGQEKFLHRFQQELQRQMDCKLDRRELGAFQQQQEERWKSLSGQLQEKALKPERDNAAGIRKQLLPGFHCLSCDRPLNMLAPGPERTGECRYPTVTRSCGGPHTVRPPRFQPQPPSTPRPSQPSARRPNKKDAMHLSGQDGTDGNQPNKQPSVTESSGLPSRQRGTPDTTTSSSQPSTASPLLLAVLKCQPASSPGRLTLPPKLLPHRIKSAP; via the exons atggagtccctggcccagaaggcgggcggcaaggtggacaattatccaaagtggaggagacag tccctgcagcaggacgagcagatcaagtgcctccaggccagcatcATGCAGCTCCAAAAGGACTATGAGAAGTTCAGCTCGGCCCTTGCAAACCTCCAGCaggatcgccagcaggagcagaatgacatCAAG gctctgtcccaggccctggagAGAAtcaagaagcagaaagcagacaaggaggagctgctggtgctgggaatcgatgag aaagcagacaaagacaaagtcagtcgcagccagTTTGAGGCGTGCGTGGAGCAGCTGAACAAggtgatggaggaggtgacgggccaggagaagTTCTTGCACCGGTTCCAGCAAGAGCTCCAGAGgcagatggactgcaag ctggaccgccgggagctgggggcattccagcagcagcaggaggagcggtggaagagcctcagcgggcagctccaggagaaggcGCTGAAGCCAGAGCGTGacaatgccgctgggattaggaa gcagctgctgcctggtttccattgcctgtcctgtgaccggcccctcaacatgctggcgcctggacc ggagcggacgggcgagtgcagataccccactgttACGCGGAGCTGTGGGGGCCCACACACTGTCAGgcccccgcgcttccagccccaaccgcccagcaccccacggccatcccaacccagtgcccgccgccccaacaag aaggacgcgatgcatctgtcgggccaggacggcactgatgggaacCAACCGAACAAGCAGCCGTCTGTAACGGAGAGCTCTGGGCTGCCCTCAAGGCAAAGGGGGACGCCAGACACCACAACCTCGAGCAGCCAGCcaa gcaccgcctccccgctgctgttagccgtGCTGAAGTGCCAACCAGCCTcatctcccggacgcctcaccCTGCCACCGAAGCTGCTGCCACACCGCATTAAATCAGCgccctga